The following are encoded in a window of Geobacter metallireducens GS-15 genomic DNA:
- a CDS encoding TonB-dependent receptor plug domain-containing protein, which produces MVISALLVCFTLLFTGAPPLHAAEESDSNLLELYYEPSDLAVSAATRSPRPLSRSAEDITVVTAAEIEAQNAHNLAEVLNRVPGVQVDLRGGLVTDYSLLGSSFRHVLVLVDGVSMSNLSDNAAVIAQIPVGNIERIEIVKGPASTAWGSALGGVINVITKSPRETAIPGGSASFSGGERGTRDAQGELTGTMGRLGYYLSGGNVRSDGFRPHNASDSNNLYAKLLWSLRDKGSIRFTINYLKGAAGEGVFPLPARLLPILSEGTVTSDLETSRLTSTLALNYHLTERLALDLALKGSLLDADSRRYFLTSGDTFQLVDNKEEAAGASALLTWRQGLHTVVGGMDFDHGHTKTSSDTFTLLGTFPAPSEGTNDKWGFFLNDTIAWERFTLTPALRYDRTSRDGEFWSQSLGATVNLTDRTLLRANYARGYSLSTINFDPAFTNERIWAIHAGIETTEIPFLWLKAGWFRNTARDVAVNGERLRLLKEGFEVEARTTPFFDTWLSLGYVFIDARNADTDRRLQEIPRQTWDLGLHYDDRTFRGALLGHYIWWNEPSTRGGIAFNARYDDFIWDLNLGWKAYKGQNAEAELFFTGHNLFNGRQYTNEIFVNPSRWFEGGLRIKW; this is translated from the coding sequence ATGGTTATCTCGGCACTTCTCGTCTGTTTCACCCTTCTTTTCACCGGTGCCCCCCCCCTCCACGCCGCAGAGGAGAGTGACTCAAATTTGTTGGAGCTCTACTACGAGCCCAGCGATTTGGCGGTATCAGCCGCCACCCGCTCCCCCCGCCCCCTTTCCCGCAGCGCCGAAGACATCACCGTGGTCACCGCCGCGGAGATCGAGGCCCAGAACGCCCATAACCTGGCAGAGGTGCTGAACAGGGTCCCCGGGGTCCAGGTCGACCTGCGGGGTGGACTCGTCACCGACTACTCGCTGCTGGGCTCCAGTTTCCGCCATGTCCTGGTCCTCGTGGATGGCGTCTCCATGAGCAATCTGTCCGACAACGCCGCGGTCATCGCCCAGATCCCGGTGGGGAACATCGAACGGATCGAAATCGTGAAGGGGCCGGCCTCCACGGCCTGGGGCTCCGCCCTGGGGGGGGTCATCAACGTTATCACTAAATCCCCCCGGGAAACTGCCATCCCCGGCGGGTCCGCCTCCTTCTCCGGGGGGGAGCGCGGCACCCGCGACGCCCAAGGCGAGCTGACCGGGACCATGGGACGGCTGGGCTACTACCTCTCGGGCGGCAACGTCCGGTCCGACGGCTTCCGCCCCCATAATGCCTCCGACAGCAACAACCTCTATGCCAAGCTCCTCTGGAGCCTCCGCGACAAGGGGAGCATCCGCTTCACCATCAACTACCTCAAGGGTGCAGCGGGCGAAGGGGTCTTCCCGCTCCCCGCCCGGCTGCTCCCCATTCTGTCCGAAGGCACAGTCACCTCCGATTTAGAGACAAGCCGACTCACCTCGACCCTTGCCCTGAATTACCACCTCACCGAGCGGCTCGCCCTTGACCTTGCTCTCAAAGGCTCCCTCCTTGACGCGGATAGCAGGCGTTACTTCCTGACTTCCGGCGACACATTCCAACTCGTCGACAATAAGGAGGAAGCCGCCGGAGCGAGTGCTCTCCTCACGTGGCGGCAGGGGCTCCACACGGTGGTCGGCGGCATGGATTTCGACCACGGCCACACAAAAACCAGTAGCGACACCTTCACCCTGCTCGGCACCTTCCCCGCGCCGAGCGAGGGGACCAACGACAAGTGGGGCTTCTTCCTGAACGACACCATCGCCTGGGAGCGGTTCACCCTCACCCCGGCGCTGCGTTATGACCGGACCAGCCGCGATGGCGAGTTCTGGAGCCAGAGCCTCGGGGCAACCGTCAACCTCACCGACCGGACCCTCCTGCGGGCCAACTACGCCCGGGGGTACAGCCTGTCGACCATCAATTTCGACCCGGCCTTCACCAACGAACGGATCTGGGCAATCCACGCGGGAATCGAGACGACGGAAATCCCCTTCCTCTGGCTCAAGGCGGGATGGTTCCGCAACACGGCCCGGGATGTCGCCGTCAACGGTGAACGGCTGAGACTGCTCAAGGAAGGGTTCGAGGTGGAGGCCCGCACCACCCCCTTCTTTGATACCTGGCTCTCCCTGGGCTACGTCTTCATCGACGCCAGGAACGCCGACACCGACCGGCGGCTTCAGGAAATTCCCCGCCAGACGTGGGACCTGGGGCTCCACTATGACGACCGCACCTTCCGGGGCGCCCTCCTGGGGCACTATATCTGGTGGAACGAACCCTCGACGAGGGGCGGCATTGCGTTCAATGCCCGCTACGATGACTTCATCTGGGACCTGAACCTGGGGTGGAAGGCCTACAAGGGTCAAAACGCCGAAGCGGAGCTCTTCTTCACGGGCCACAACCTGTTCAACGGCAGGCAGTACACGAACGAAATCTTCGTCAACCCCAGCCGCTGGTTCGAAGGCGGCCTCCGCATCAAGTGGTAA
- a CDS encoding ABC transporter substrate-binding protein gives MNRLILHILAVLLLWGFPAFAAEVVVVQGERLAPFEAAFHGFKDTAGVRSVERFVLSDLRGADVVRAVREARPRLVLAVGRDALARVRDIREIPVVYVMVPPSATADATGRNVTGIEMDVPAERYLSLCGNGLGGKRVGIIYNPAKTGALVQEARQAAERLGITLVVRRADDPREAVRELSSLKGKVDTLWLLPDPTVVTRDTMESFALFSQQNRVPVVAFAAKYLQQGAVAAIEVDPADMGRQAGRMARRILDGASPQAETPEHPAKTRLKVNHSVAQHLGITLKE, from the coding sequence ATGAACCGACTGATCCTCCACATACTCGCTGTACTGCTCCTCTGGGGCTTCCCGGCTTTCGCCGCGGAAGTCGTGGTGGTGCAGGGCGAGCGCCTGGCACCCTTCGAGGCCGCATTCCACGGCTTCAAGGACACGGCCGGCGTGCGTTCCGTGGAGCGGTTCGTGCTCTCCGACCTTCGGGGTGCCGACGTGGTCCGGGCCGTGCGGGAGGCCCGCCCCCGGCTGGTGCTGGCAGTGGGGCGCGACGCCCTGGCGAGGGTGCGGGATATTCGCGAGATTCCGGTGGTCTACGTGATGGTGCCCCCCTCCGCAACCGCCGACGCCACGGGACGCAACGTGACCGGCATCGAGATGGACGTGCCGGCGGAGCGCTACCTCTCCCTCTGCGGAAATGGGCTGGGTGGCAAGCGTGTGGGGATCATCTACAACCCGGCCAAGACCGGTGCGCTGGTGCAGGAGGCCCGCCAGGCGGCGGAGCGGCTCGGCATCACCCTGGTGGTCCGCAGGGCCGACGACCCCCGCGAGGCGGTCCGTGAGCTTTCCTCCCTCAAGGGGAAGGTGGACACCCTCTGGCTCCTCCCCGACCCGACGGTGGTGACCCGCGACACCATGGAGTCCTTCGCCCTCTTCTCCCAGCAAAACCGGGTGCCGGTGGTGGCCTTTGCCGCCAAGTACCTGCAGCAGGGGGCCGTTGCCGCCATCGAGGTGGACCCGGCCGACATGGGACGGCAGGCCGGCCGCATGGCCCGCCGCATCCTGGACGGCGCTTCGCCCCAAGCGGAAACGCCGGAGCATCCCGCAAAGACGCGCCTGAAGGTGAACCACTCCGTGGCGCAGCACTTGGGCATCACGTTGAAGGAGTAA
- a CDS encoding sensor histidine kinase: MDKNSPCDSSQPANPTPPRDVRGSFRAKLFSATAAGIVILSAVSIVFFLTNQHAILHENLVTEGQLLTRLLAHNARLGLFAANRDQLADLADGVIRTPDVLEVTIVDRDGRTLARAARQSVSDGGSSAALTQEFSEPVFALQGKGNDDDLYFSPAQQPPQAGQRLGTVRVVMDEEKVHAHVRRLTATAVIGALAFLAVGMGLVYLIIRGITRPLTHLSDEVRAIERGETNVLLPVESEDEIGELTASYNRMVNALRQRREERDEAERQLRELNARLEDKVIDRTAQLEAVNRELESFSYSAAHDLRAPLLRLNGLCKALKEDCGERLDEEARAYIRRIATVGRQMERVISTMSTLFNVQRRGMTCREMDLGAMVRAIVATLRQADPLREVALTVGPEVTAHGDTELIWTALENMVGNAWKFTSRTPDARIEFGSIERDGEKVFLLKDNGVGFDMAYVGKLFKPFERLHGPDEFPGTGVGLAIVHRVMERHDGRVWLESTPGAGTTCYFTLPSCSTSTTKTTSF, encoded by the coding sequence ATGGATAAGAACTCCCCCTGTGATTCTTCCCAACCGGCGAACCCCACCCCGCCACGGGACGTCCGCGGGAGCTTTCGCGCCAAACTCTTCTCGGCGACAGCCGCCGGCATCGTTATCCTCTCGGCTGTTTCCATCGTCTTCTTCCTCACCAACCAGCACGCCATACTCCACGAGAATCTTGTCACCGAGGGTCAGCTCCTGACCCGCCTCCTTGCCCATAACGCCCGTCTGGGGCTCTTTGCCGCCAACCGCGACCAGCTCGCCGACCTGGCCGATGGGGTGATACGGACCCCCGACGTGCTGGAGGTAACCATCGTCGACCGGGATGGCCGGACCCTGGCCCGCGCGGCGCGGCAATCGGTGAGCGATGGCGGGAGCAGCGCCGCCCTGACGCAGGAGTTTTCGGAGCCGGTCTTCGCGCTCCAGGGCAAGGGGAACGATGATGACCTCTACTTCTCGCCGGCGCAACAGCCGCCCCAGGCCGGCCAGCGCCTCGGGACGGTGCGGGTCGTGATGGATGAAGAGAAGGTCCATGCCCACGTCCGCCGCCTCACCGCCACGGCGGTCATTGGGGCGCTGGCGTTTCTGGCCGTTGGAATGGGGCTGGTCTACTTGATCATCCGCGGCATCACCCGTCCCCTCACCCACCTGTCGGATGAGGTCAGGGCCATCGAAAGGGGAGAGACGAACGTACTCCTCCCGGTGGAATCGGAGGACGAGATCGGCGAGCTCACCGCATCCTACAACCGGATGGTGAACGCCCTCAGGCAGCGGCGGGAGGAACGGGACGAGGCGGAGAGGCAGTTGCGGGAGCTGAATGCCCGTCTGGAGGATAAGGTCATTGACCGGACCGCCCAGCTGGAGGCGGTGAACCGGGAACTGGAGTCGTTCAGCTATTCGGCCGCCCATGACCTGCGGGCGCCGCTCTTGCGCCTGAACGGCCTCTGCAAGGCCCTGAAGGAGGACTGCGGCGAGCGGCTCGACGAGGAGGCCCGCGCGTATATCCGGCGCATCGCCACGGTGGGAAGGCAGATGGAGCGGGTGATCTCGACCATGTCGACCCTGTTCAACGTGCAGCGGCGGGGAATGACCTGCCGGGAGATGGACCTGGGCGCCATGGTGCGGGCGATCGTCGCGACGCTGCGGCAGGCCGATCCCCTGCGGGAGGTGGCGCTGACGGTGGGGCCAGAAGTGACGGCCCACGGCGACACGGAACTCATCTGGACGGCCCTGGAGAACATGGTGGGGAACGCCTGGAAGTTCACGTCACGCACCCCCGATGCCCGCATCGAGTTCGGCAGCATCGAGCGGGACGGGGAGAAGGTCTTCCTCCTGAAAGACAACGGGGTCGGTTTCGACATGGCCTATGTGGGCAAACTGTTCAAGCCCTTCGAGCGGCTCCACGGCCCCGATGAGTTCCCCGGCACCGGGGTGGGGCTCGCCATCGTTCACCGGGTCATGGAACGCCACGACGGCCGCGTCTGGCTCGAAAGCACGCCGGGGGCCGGAACCACCTGTTACTTCACTCTGCCTTCCTGCTCGACGTCGACCACGAAAACAACATCTTTTTGA
- a CDS encoding molybdopterin oxidoreductase family protein — protein MPTEIRRSVCPYDCPDTCGLLVEVEDGRAMRVSGDPEHPFTRGTLCPKMLHYEKTAHSPLRLTTPLVRIGPKGKGEFRAATWNEAVAIIAARWREIISGYGAEAILPYSYAGTMGLVHRNCGHAFFHRLGASRLDRTICSPAKEAGWKAIMGDTPSPHPDEVAESDLVILWGINAAATNIHFLHGVRETRKRGAQVWLIDTYETPTAAAADRVILSRPGSDGALALGMMHVIAREGLIDKAFVEERIQGFAELAEQILPGYPPERVSAITGVPASVIEDMARCYARAQAPFIRLGSGLSRYGNGAMTVRTICALPALVGAYGKRGGGLLASTSTGAAFAMKEVTREDFMLRPTRIVNMNRLGHALTELSDPPVKSLYVYHSNPASVTPDQNAILRGLARNDLFTVVHDRFMTDTARWADVVLPACSSLETGDVYRAYGTYCIQRAWPAIPPVGESRSNWDTFAFLAEAMGFDEPYFSQTEEEIIEHLVAIPAPMRDGIDLARFEEGKGVELPLAPDAPRTFRTPSGKVEILNHREPEPLPRHLPTHEEEGNLPLMLMTAPTLYALNASFYEQDELRERQGGMRLMVNPVEAGTRGIGDGERVIACNERGKVEFTLAVTDRVPPGVAVAEGVWWSEHAPGDRTVNALTSQRLTDRGNGSTFYDTRIEVKKAR, from the coding sequence ATGCCCACTGAAATACGACGCTCCGTCTGCCCCTACGACTGCCCCGACACCTGCGGCCTCCTGGTGGAGGTGGAGGACGGCCGGGCCATGCGCGTTTCCGGCGACCCGGAGCACCCCTTCACCCGGGGCACCCTCTGCCCCAAGATGCTCCACTATGAGAAGACGGCCCACTCCCCCCTGCGCCTCACAACCCCCCTCGTCCGCATCGGCCCCAAGGGGAAGGGGGAGTTCCGCGCCGCCACCTGGAACGAGGCTGTTGCCATAATCGCGGCCCGCTGGCGGGAGATTATCTCCGGCTACGGGGCCGAGGCAATCCTCCCCTACTCCTACGCCGGAACCATGGGGCTCGTGCACCGCAACTGCGGCCACGCGTTCTTCCACCGGCTGGGGGCGTCACGGCTCGACAGGACCATCTGCTCGCCGGCCAAGGAGGCGGGGTGGAAGGCAATCATGGGGGATACGCCGTCCCCCCACCCGGACGAGGTGGCGGAAAGCGATCTGGTGATCCTCTGGGGGATCAATGCGGCGGCCACCAACATCCACTTCCTCCATGGAGTCAGGGAGACAAGGAAGCGGGGCGCCCAGGTCTGGCTCATCGACACCTATGAGACCCCCACCGCCGCCGCGGCGGACCGGGTCATCCTCTCCCGCCCCGGGAGCGACGGCGCCCTGGCCCTGGGGATGATGCACGTCATCGCCCGGGAAGGGCTCATCGACAAGGCCTTCGTGGAGGAGCGGATCCAGGGCTTTGCCGAACTGGCGGAGCAGATCCTCCCCGGCTACCCGCCGGAGCGGGTGAGCGCCATCACCGGTGTTCCCGCTTCGGTCATCGAAGATATGGCGCGCTGCTACGCCCGGGCGCAAGCCCCCTTCATCCGGCTGGGGAGCGGGCTCTCCCGCTACGGCAACGGCGCCATGACGGTCCGCACCATCTGTGCGCTGCCGGCCCTGGTGGGGGCCTACGGAAAGCGGGGGGGAGGGCTCCTGGCCTCCACCAGCACCGGCGCCGCCTTTGCCATGAAGGAGGTGACCCGGGAGGACTTCATGCTGCGCCCCACCCGGATCGTGAACATGAACCGCCTGGGGCACGCCCTGACGGAGCTGTCCGACCCGCCAGTGAAGTCCCTCTACGTCTACCACTCAAACCCGGCATCGGTGACCCCGGACCAGAACGCGATCCTTCGAGGACTTGCCCGCAACGACCTCTTCACCGTGGTGCACGATCGGTTCATGACCGACACGGCCCGCTGGGCCGACGTGGTGCTCCCCGCCTGCTCGTCCCTGGAGACGGGGGATGTCTACCGGGCCTACGGCACCTACTGCATCCAGCGTGCATGGCCGGCCATCCCGCCAGTGGGGGAGAGCAGGTCCAACTGGGACACCTTCGCGTTTCTGGCCGAGGCCATGGGGTTCGACGAACCGTACTTCAGCCAGACCGAGGAGGAGATCATCGAGCACCTTGTAGCGATCCCCGCCCCCATGAGGGATGGGATCGACCTGGCCCGCTTCGAGGAAGGGAAGGGGGTGGAGCTTCCCCTGGCCCCGGACGCCCCCCGCACCTTCCGGACCCCGTCGGGGAAGGTGGAAATCCTCAACCACCGGGAGCCGGAACCCCTTCCCCGGCATCTCCCCACCCACGAGGAAGAGGGGAATCTCCCCCTCATGCTCATGACCGCGCCGACCCTCTACGCCCTCAACGCCTCCTTCTACGAGCAGGATGAACTACGGGAAAGACAGGGGGGGATGCGCCTCATGGTGAACCCGGTCGAGGCCGGGACGCGGGGAATCGGGGACGGCGAGCGGGTGATCGCCTGCAACGAACGGGGCAAAGTGGAGTTCACCCTTGCGGTGACCGACCGGGTCCCTCCCGGCGTGGCCGTGGCCGAGGGAGTCTGGTGGTCGGAGCACGCCCCCGGCGACCGGACCGTGAACGCCCTCACCAGCCAGCGCCTCACCGACCGGGGGAACGGGAGCACGTTCTATGACACGAGGATAGAGGTGAAGAAAGCGAGATAG
- a CDS encoding chemotaxis protein — protein MADHTILLESGTNELEIVEFMLNEHNEKGEAIPSYFGVNVAKVREIIRKPQMWKVPNAHPAIAGMMKLRDKVITVVDLATTLGKNMSCLAPDRVIVLEFNRMMIGVLVNGVSRIYRISWEQVEPPVRAIESAYVTGMVKMEDRIILILDFEKIVGEICCMDVLHEIGHDQLLEGAILDRSRHRILVADDSTFIRNSICSSLRAAGYNVEEAENGEDAWNMIVAKLSHCRAAGTPLRSELDLLITDVEMPKMDGLHLTSLVKKDDVLKELPVLIFSSLATEDNRRKWKDLGALDIVTKPDLPNLVKIADGVMN, from the coding sequence ATGGCTGACCACACTATCCTGCTGGAAAGCGGCACCAACGAGCTCGAGATCGTCGAGTTCATGCTCAATGAACACAACGAAAAGGGGGAGGCGATCCCCTCCTACTTCGGCGTCAACGTGGCCAAGGTCCGGGAGATCATCCGCAAGCCCCAGATGTGGAAGGTTCCCAATGCCCATCCCGCCATCGCGGGGATGATGAAGCTCCGCGACAAGGTCATCACGGTGGTTGATCTGGCCACCACCCTCGGCAAGAACATGAGCTGCCTCGCCCCGGACCGGGTCATCGTCCTGGAATTCAACCGGATGATGATCGGCGTGCTGGTGAACGGCGTTTCTCGCATCTACCGCATCTCGTGGGAGCAGGTGGAGCCGCCGGTACGGGCCATCGAGTCGGCCTACGTGACCGGCATGGTGAAAATGGAGGACCGGATCATCCTGATCCTCGACTTCGAGAAGATCGTGGGCGAGATCTGCTGCATGGACGTCCTCCACGAGATCGGCCATGACCAGCTCCTGGAGGGGGCCATCCTCGACCGGAGCCGCCACCGCATCCTCGTGGCGGACGACTCGACCTTCATCCGCAACAGCATCTGCTCGTCGCTGCGGGCCGCCGGCTACAACGTGGAGGAGGCGGAGAACGGCGAGGATGCCTGGAACATGATCGTCGCCAAGCTCTCTCACTGCCGGGCCGCCGGAACTCCCCTCAGAAGCGAGCTGGACCTCCTCATCACCGACGTGGAGATGCCGAAGATGGACGGACTCCACCTCACCTCCCTCGTGAAGAAGGACGACGTGCTCAAGGAGCTGCCGGTACTGATCTTCTCGTCCCTGGCCACCGAGGATAACCGGCGCAAATGGAAGGACCTGGGGGCGCTCGATATCGTCACCAAGCCCGACCTGCCGAACCTGGTGAAGATCGCGGATGGTGTCATGAACTGA
- a CDS encoding TIGR04283 family arsenosugar biosynthesis glycosyltransferase produces MHDEPDHPELSITVPTLNEAEGLERFFAMLSAQQGVRFELVIADGGSTDGTPESARRLAAATPFAATVIETGRGRGRQMNAGAAAAAGDTLLFLHADCAFPDPLALRTALDAFTQTVAAGGSHRVAGHFRLRFERTDSAPSLPYYFYEWKARLHRPGCTHGDQGLLLGRRFFAEAGPFDESFPILEDVGLAERIAALGEWLLLPAEIVTSARRFEAEGLRERQTLNALLMNFAAMGWDPFLAELPRLYQSQDRAGRLLLGPVLRLIARLLRPLPRRERGRLWRETGRYVRANAWQIPFFLDVRRHFRQGTPVGEGETPRLDLHDRIFDRLTENGAGHRATALLVWIWFRLSLLREPLTPPAARNPEGNGS; encoded by the coding sequence ATGCACGACGAACCGGACCATCCCGAACTCTCCATCACCGTCCCGACCCTGAATGAGGCCGAGGGGCTCGAACGCTTCTTCGCGATGCTCTCCGCCCAGCAGGGGGTCAGGTTTGAGCTGGTGATCGCCGACGGCGGCTCCACGGACGGGACGCCGGAGAGCGCCCGGAGGCTGGCCGCTGCCACCCCCTTCGCGGCAACGGTCATCGAAACCGGCCGCGGACGTGGACGGCAGATGAATGCCGGCGCCGCGGCTGCCGCGGGCGACACCCTTCTCTTTCTCCACGCCGACTGCGCCTTCCCCGATCCCCTGGCCCTGCGGACCGCCCTGGATGCCTTCACGCAGACGGTTGCCGCCGGGGGAAGCCACCGGGTGGCCGGGCACTTCCGGCTCCGCTTCGAGCGCACAGATTCCGCCCCTTCCCTCCCCTACTATTTCTACGAGTGGAAGGCCCGGCTCCACCGGCCCGGATGCACCCACGGCGACCAGGGGCTCCTCCTCGGGCGGCGCTTTTTTGCCGAGGCAGGCCCCTTCGACGAGTCGTTCCCGATCCTGGAGGACGTGGGGCTGGCAGAGCGGATCGCGGCCCTGGGGGAGTGGCTGCTCCTGCCGGCAGAGATTGTCACCTCGGCCCGCCGCTTCGAGGCGGAGGGATTGCGGGAGCGCCAGACCCTGAACGCCCTCCTCATGAACTTCGCGGCCATGGGCTGGGATCCGTTCCTGGCGGAACTGCCACGCCTCTACCAGAGCCAGGACCGGGCCGGACGCCTCCTCCTCGGTCCGGTACTCCGCCTCATCGCCAGGTTGCTCCGCCCCCTTCCCCGCCGGGAGCGCGGGAGGCTCTGGCGCGAGACCGGGCGTTACGTGCGGGCCAACGCCTGGCAGATTCCCTTTTTCCTCGACGTGCGGCGCCACTTCCGGCAGGGGACGCCCGTGGGCGAAGGAGAGACGCCGCGCCTCGATCTCCACGACCGCATCTTCGACCGGCTCACCGAAAACGGGGCCGGCCATCGGGCAACGGCGCTCCTGGTCTGGATCTGGTTCCGGCTGTCGCTCCTCCGGGAGCCCCTTACACCACCAGCCGCGCGAAATCCGGAAGGGAACGGATCGTGA
- a CDS encoding diacylglycerol/lipid kinase family protein yields MPRSCTLIINPTSGSYSASLVDRVTARLAAAGFSPSVLLTGGPDDAAAFAARACAEEDHPFIVAGGGDGTMNGVINGLVPGRATLAFLPLGTANVCARELGIGSVDEAVRRIIRREARPLSVGLLEGFGVSRRFFLMAGAGFDGFVVEGVLGEEKKRFGKGAYLLSALRTLSAWDGRPMEVEAAGARRSCHSVIVCNAARYGGSFVLAPGASLFEPRFRVVCVEAGRRRDYLRLALRVAAGRGAAGAGVTVFDADTVTIGGNKAVQVDGDFICHGPVTIRSLPDFARLVV; encoded by the coding sequence GTGCCCCGTTCCTGCACCCTCATCATCAATCCCACGTCGGGGAGCTATTCCGCGTCACTGGTCGACCGGGTGACGGCTCGCCTGGCCGCAGCCGGCTTCTCCCCCTCAGTGCTCCTCACCGGCGGTCCCGACGATGCCGCCGCCTTTGCCGCCCGGGCCTGCGCGGAGGAGGATCATCCCTTTATCGTGGCGGGCGGGGGGGATGGAACCATGAACGGCGTCATCAACGGCCTCGTGCCGGGCAGGGCGACCCTGGCCTTCCTCCCCCTGGGCACCGCCAATGTCTGTGCCCGGGAGCTGGGGATCGGCTCCGTGGACGAGGCGGTGCGCCGGATCATCCGGCGGGAGGCCCGCCCCCTGTCGGTGGGGCTCCTGGAAGGGTTCGGCGTCAGTCGCCGCTTCTTTCTCATGGCCGGCGCCGGGTTCGACGGCTTCGTGGTGGAGGGGGTGCTTGGCGAGGAGAAAAAGCGCTTCGGCAAGGGGGCCTACCTCCTCTCGGCCCTTCGGACCCTCTCCGCCTGGGATGGGAGGCCCATGGAGGTGGAAGCGGCGGGGGCGCGCCGCTCCTGCCACAGCGTCATCGTCTGCAATGCGGCCCGCTACGGCGGGAGCTTCGTCCTGGCCCCCGGCGCAAGCCTCTTCGAGCCCCGCTTCCGGGTGGTCTGCGTCGAGGCGGGGAGGCGGCGCGATTACCTCCGGCTCGCCCTGAGGGTGGCTGCCGGGCGCGGGGCCGCCGGTGCGGGGGTCACGGTCTTCGATGCCGATACCGTGACCATCGGCGGCAACAAGGCGGTGCAGGTGGATGGTGACTTCATCTGCCACGGCCCGGTCACGATCCGTTCCCTTCCGGATTTCGCGCGGCTGGTGGTGTAA
- a CDS encoding Ig-like domain-containing protein has product MKGFIKLFFAAIVLCVLVVGCGSGGGGGGVTAIDLIRPEISQTLPANGATNVGTTSPIIITFSEPMNQDSVKAAFSLATGSTTIPCTFSYNGTTATFTPPALNGNTPYTATIAATAKDMAGNSLGGDHAWTFTTGIGQDTTPPTVQSYAPTGTAVGINSTIAITFSEPMNTDSVKAAFSLTPTADPTKKISGTFSFIGDTAVFTPDTLLDYYTSYTVTIATTATDLVGNNMTALPPWNFTTRPPPAKDTEAPIVSPGLEFPLDGSTDVPRNTPISVSFNEPIAPFYYGSINGFPTKVTIDYTTNTVTMKPTTLLTANTTYTVSIRVTDLAGNSMATTYQWQFTTGATPTSLP; this is encoded by the coding sequence ATGAAGGGGTTTATTAAGCTGTTTTTCGCCGCAATCGTTCTTTGCGTTTTAGTCGTCGGATGCGGGAGCGGAGGGGGTGGGGGAGGAGTCACCGCCATCGATCTCATTCGGCCCGAAATATCCCAGACCCTGCCGGCCAACGGCGCCACCAACGTAGGGACCACCTCCCCCATCATCATCACCTTCAGCGAACCGATGAATCAGGACTCTGTGAAAGCCGCCTTTTCATTGGCCACAGGTTCAACCACTATTCCTTGCACCTTCAGCTATAACGGCACCACGGCAACGTTCACCCCCCCTGCCCTCAACGGCAATACACCATATACCGCCACCATCGCCGCCACTGCCAAGGACATGGCGGGAAACAGCCTGGGAGGCGATCATGCCTGGACGTTCACAACCGGCATAGGGCAGGACACCACGCCGCCCACCGTCCAGTCCTATGCCCCGACCGGCACCGCCGTCGGCATCAACTCCACCATCGCCATAACCTTCAGTGAACCGATGAATACCGACTCCGTAAAAGCTGCGTTCTCGCTGACCCCGACCGCGGACCCGACCAAGAAAATTTCCGGAACTTTCAGCTTCATCGGTGATACGGCGGTCTTTACACCGGACACTCTCCTTGACTATTATACCTCCTATACAGTCACCATCGCTACAACAGCGACAGATCTGGTCGGTAACAACATGACAGCACTTCCCCCCTGGAATTTCACTACTAGACCACCTCCCGCCAAGGACACTGAAGCACCAATCGTGAGTCCCGGATTAGAATTTCCCTTGGACGGCTCCACCGACGTGCCCCGCAATACGCCAATATCCGTCTCGTTCAATGAACCGATAGCCCCCTTCTACTACGGCTCCATCAATGGTTTCCCGACGAAAGTGACCATCGACTACACCACCAACACCGTTACCATGAAGCCCACGACCCTGCTGACAGCCAACACTACCTACACGGTCTCCATCAGGGTGACAGACCTGGCCGGCAACTCAATGGCCACTACATACCAGTGGCAATTCACGACAGGCGCTACCCCGACATCCCTTCCGTGA
- a CDS encoding YidB family protein, with amino-acid sequence MGLLDELVSKATGMLGGGQGEGQEGLLGGVMEMLGGQGGLGNLVQNFKDKGLGDIISSWVSTGQNLPINADQIKEGLGSETIQNLAAKVGISPDDLSSKLSELLPGVVDKLTPDGQIPEGGLLEKGLEFLKGKLG; translated from the coding sequence ATGGGACTGCTTGACGAGTTGGTTAGCAAGGCGACGGGAATGCTGGGCGGCGGTCAGGGAGAGGGACAGGAGGGGTTGCTCGGCGGTGTGATGGAGATGCTCGGCGGCCAGGGGGGACTGGGCAACCTTGTCCAGAACTTCAAGGACAAGGGGCTCGGTGACATCATCTCCTCGTGGGTCAGTACGGGTCAGAACCTCCCCATCAACGCCGACCAGATCAAGGAAGGGCTCGGGAGCGAGACCATCCAGAACCTGGCCGCCAAAGTGGGGATCTCTCCGGACGACCTGAGCTCGAAGCTCTCCGAGCTCCTTCCCGGCGTCGTCGACAAGCTCACCCCCGACGGGCAAATCCCCGAAGGGGGGCTCCTGGAGAAGGGGTTGGAGTTCCTGAAGGGGAAGCTTGGGTAG